In Comamonas koreensis, the genomic stretch GCGCGGGCAAATGGCCATCGGCGTCTGCCGCCAGCTCAAAGCCCTGGTAGAGCATCAGCCGCACCAGGCTCTGCGCCGCAGCAGGGCAGGCACGCTGCCAATGCTGCAAGGCCGCCTGCAGCCATTGCCGCGCCACCTGCTCGGAGCCCAGCGGTGAATGGATATCGACCAGCACATGCAGCGCCATCGGCGCGCAGGCATCGGCTGGCGTGTTGCCGTCCAATGCCGCCTGCACCCACAGGCGCCCGCCCTTGCCTTCGCTGTCCGCCAAGGGGCCCAGATCGAGCAGCACCTGGCTATCGGCCAAGGGCCTGGCAGCGCGCATGGCCGGTCGGCTGAGGAAAATGCCCCGGTCAAAGCGGCCCTGCCAGACAATCGGCGCCGCGCCCGTATCGCTGCGCGGCAGCCACTGCGCCCGGCCCTCACCTTGGGCCAGGCCGTTTTCACAGCCACCCTGGTACGAGAACACGTATTGCCAGGACTGGGCCAGTGGCGCGCCGCTGCGGGCGACGCAGCTGCTGCCCGGCGCTGCCGGCATGCCCGGCTGGGTTTGCGCGCCCGCAGCCACACCCGCGCCGAGCACGGCTGCGCACAGCAGGCGCTGAGCCAGCCAGCGCTGCGCCAGCCGCGTTGCGGCCATGCGGGAGTTGGCGGGGGTGGAACGCATCCGGGCCTGCAGTGCTTAGAGCGGAATATTGCCGTGCTTGCGCCAGGGGTTCTCAAGCTGCTTGTTCTTGAGCATCTCCAGGCTGCGGCAGATGCGCTTGCGCGTCTCGTGCGGCAGGATCACATCGTCGATAAAGCCCCGGGCGCCTGCGACAAAGGGGTTGGCAAAACGGGTCTTGTATTCGGCCTCGCGCTTGGAGAGCTTATCCGGGTCGTTCTTGTCTTCGCGGAAGATGATCTCGACGGCGCCCTTGGCGCCCATCACCGCGATTTCCGCCTGCGGCCAAGCCAGGTTCACATCGCCGCGCAGGTGCTTGGAAGCCATCACGTCATAGGCACCGCCATAGGCCTTTCGCGTGATGACGGTGATTTTGGGCACCGTGCACTCCGCGTACGCGTAGAGCAGCTTGGCGCCGTGCTTGATGATGCCGCCGTACTCCTGGCTGGTGCCGGGCATGAAGCCGGGCACATCGACAAAGGTGACCACGGGGATGTTGAAAGCATCGCAAAAGCGCACAAAGCGCGCGGCCTTGATGGAGCTCTTGATATCCAGGCAACCGGCCAGCACCAGTGGCTGGTTGGCCACAATGCCCACCGTTTGGCCGGCCATGCGGGCAAAGCCGATCAGGATGTTCTTCGCGTACTCGGGCTGCAGCTCAAAGAAATCGCCGTCATCCACGGTTTTGATGATCAGCTCCTTCATGTCATAGGGCTTGTTCGGGTTCTCGGGCACCAGGGTGTCGAGCGACATATCGGCGCGGCTGACCGGGTCGGTGGTGGCACGAACCGGCGCCTTTTCGCGGTTGTTGAGCGGCAGGTAGTTGTAGAGGCGGCGCAGCATCATCAGCGCCTCGACATCGTTGTCAAAGGCCATGTCGGCCACACCGCTCTTGCTGGTGTGGGTGACGGCGCCGCCCAGCTCTTCTGCGGTGACCTGCTCATGGGTCACCGTTTTGACCACTTCGGGGCCGGTGACGAACATGTAGCTCGAATCCTTGACCATGAAGATGAAGTCGGTCATCGCCGGCGAGTAGACCGCGCCACCGGCGCAAGGGCCCATGATCATCGAGATCTGCGGCACCACGCCCGAGGCCAGCACATTCTTCTGGAACACATCGGCGTAGCCGCCCAGCGACGCCACGCCTTCCTGGATCCGGGCGCCGCCCGAATCGTTGAGGCCGATGACCGGCGCGCCCACCTTCATCGCCTGGTCCATCACCTTGCAGATCTTCTCGGCATGGGTCTCGGACAGCGCGCCACCGAACACGGTGAAATCCTGGCTGAAGACAAAGACCAGGCGGCCATTGATCATGCCGTAGCCGGTGACCACGCCGTCGCCCGGGATCTTGGTCTCTTCCATGCCAAAGTCGGTGCAGCGGTGCTCGACAAACATGTCCCACTCTTCGAAGGTGCCGTCGTCAAGCAGCAGCTCGATGCGCTCACGCGCCGTGAGCTTGCCCTTTTTGTGCTGCGCATCGATGCGCTTTTGCCCGCCGCCCAGGCGGGCGAGTTCACGCTTTTTCTCCAGTTGTTCCAAGATATCTTGCATGTTCCATCCTTGAAGCTTGCTAGGTTGTCTCTCTGTCTTGATCGGGGCTTGCTGCCCGGCTCAATCCGCTTTGTGAATCATCGCTGCACTGCTTTGCGCCTGCAGCAGGTTTCTGGCCGCTGTCGACGCCGCCAACTGGCCTGACGCCACTTGCTGCTGCACAGCAGGCAGCATATCGCGCACGGCAGGGTGGCTGCGAAACGCCAGCTTGAGCCCATGGTCAATGCGCTCCCACATCCAGGCGAGCGACTGCTTCTCGCGCCGCTGTGCCAGGCAGCCATTGCGGGTCTGCATCTGGCGGTAGCTGCTGACCGCGTCCCAGAACGCCTCAACGCCATCGCCCAGCAGCGCGCTGATCTGTATCACCCGGGGCTGCCAGAGCGCGCCGCGCGCCGCATGGTCATGGCTGCCATGCATGCCCAGCAGGCGCAGGCTGGAGGTGATCTGTGCCTGCGCACGGGTGGCGGCATTCGGGTCGATGTCGGCCTTGTTGATGACCACCAGGTCGGCGAGCTCCATCACGCCTTTTTTGATGGCCTGCAGGTCATCGCCGGCATTGGGCAGCTGCAGCACGCAGAACATGTCGGTCATGCCATGCACCGCTATCTCGCTTTGGCCGACACCGACGGTCTCGACCATCACCACGTCGTAGCCCGCTGCCTCGCAGACCAGCACCGCCTCGCGCGTTTTCTCGGCCACGCCGCCCAGCGTGCCGCTCGACGGGCTGGGCCGGATATAAGCTTCGCTGCGCATCGACAGCTGCTCCATGCGCGTCTTGTCGCCCAGGATGGAGCCGCCTGACACCGTCGACGACGGGTCAATCGCCAGCACGGCCACGCGCAAGCCCTTGCCGATCAAATACAGCCCCAGGGTTTCAATAAAGGTCGATTTGCCCACGCCGGGCACACCGCTGATGCCCAGGCGAAAAGACTTGCCAGTATGCGGCAACAGCGCCGTCAGCAGTGCATCGCCCAGCGCGCGGTGGTCGGCGCGGGTCGACTCCAGCAAGGTGATGGCCTTGGCCATCGCGCGCCGCTGCAGCGCCGGGTTGCTCCGTTGCGTAATGGCGGCAACGCGCTCGGCAACATCGGTATTCATGCCGCCGCCCTGTCAAAACACTGCCGCAGCGCCCCTGCCACAGGGGCGCCTGCCGCCATCATTTGTATCGCCAACACCATATCCACTACCTCTATGCCGGGGTCCACTGGTACAACAGGTCAATCGGATCGCCGCCCGTGTGCACAAAGCCATGGCGCTCGTAAAACCGGATCGCGTCGCTGTGGTTCAACACCTCCAGCCACACCGCCCGGCCCTCCTGCCGCGCTTGGGCTAGCACCTGCTGCATGGCCCAGTCGCCAATGCGGCGGTTATGCCAGGCCGGCAGCAGATAGAGGTGCTGCAATTTCAGCCGGCCATCTTCATGGGGCACTACCGTCAGCAGCCCGGCGTGCTGCGGGCCTGCGCCCTCGTCCACACAGATATGCCGCATGTACTGCGGCGCAAACTGGCCTTGAAACCGCTTGCGCGCATGGTCCAGGTTAAAGATGCCCAGCCGCTCCAGGCTCGGGCGCATCGCGGCCACGCGCAGCGCAAACAGCGCTTCAAAATCACTTTCGGCAACCGGGGCGAAGGAGAGATTCATGCTTTCTCCAAGCCTTTCTTCGTCTTTTGGTGTAGCCAGTAGGCACCATAACCCAGTGCAACCCACACGCCCAGCCCGACGACAACCTGGCCCCAAGCAGGCAAAGTGAGCACCCGGTACAACATGTATAGATACAGAATGCCAAGGGCAGGCTCGATGAACATCATGACAAGAGCCTTCACATAGTCTTGCCAGAAAGGCGCTTGGTTGCCCTTGCCCATACCGATTTAGACAGCAACCGCTTTCTTGATCTGCTCGAGCACATCCTTGGCGCTGGCCGGGATCGGGGTGCCCGGGCCGTACACGCCTTTGACGCCTGCGTTGTAGAGGTAGTCGTAATCCTGCGCCGGGATCACGCCGCCCACAAACACAATGATGTCGTCCGCGCCCTGCTTCTTGAGCTCTTCGATGATCGCGGGCACGAGGGTCTTGTGGCCGGCGGCCAGAGTCGAGACACCGACGGCATGCACATCGTTCTCAATCGCCTGACGGGCGCATTCCTCGGGCGTCTGAAAGAGTGGGCCCATGTCCACGTCATAGCCCAGGTCGGCAAAGGCGGTCGCCACCACCTTGGCGCCCCGGTCATGCCCGTCCTGGCCGAGCTTGGCAATCATCACGCGCGGGCGGCGGCCCTGGGCTTCGGCAAAGGCTGCGATCTCGTCCTTGAGCTTGTCCCAACCTTCGGCCGAGTCATAGGCGGCGGCGTAGACACCGGTCACCTTTTGCGTATCGGCGCGGTGGCGGCCAAAGGACTTCTCCAGCGCGTCAGAGACTTCACCGACGGTGGCACGCAGCCGCACCGCCTGGATGGCCAGGTCCAGCAGGTTGCCCTCGCCCGACTCGGCAGCGGCGCTGAGCGCCTGCAGGGCCTTGCCCACGGCAGCGGCATCGCGCGTAGCCTTGATCTGGTTCAGGCGCGCAATCTGGCTGTCGCGCACCTTGACGTTGTCCACCTCAAGGATGTCAACCGGTTCTTCCTTGGCCAGCTTGTACTTGTTGACCCCGACAATCACTTCCTTGCCCGAGTCGATGCGGGCCTGCTTCTCGGCAGCCGCCGCCTCGATCTTGAGCTTGGCCCAGCCGCTGTCCACCGCCTGGGTCATGCCGCCCATCGCGTCGACCTCTTCGATGATCTTCCAGGCCGCGTCCGCCATGTCCTGGGTCAGCTTTTCCATCATGTAGCTGCCGGCCCAGGGGTCGATCACATGGGTGATGTGGGTCTCTTCCTGGATGATGAGCTGGGTGTTGCGCGCAATGCGGGCACTGAACTCGGTGGGCAGTGCGATCGCTTCGTCAAGCGCATTGGTGTGCAGCGATTGCGTGCCACCAAACACGGCGGCCATCGCCTCGATGGTGGTGCGCACCACATTGTTGTAGGGGTCCTGCTCGGTCAGGCTCCAGCCGCTGGTCTGGCTGTGGGTGCGCAGCATCAGGCTCTTGGGGTTCTTGGCTTCAAAGCCGGTCATGATGCGGCACCACAGCAGGCGGGCGGCGCGCATCTTGGCGATTTCCAGGTAGAAGTTCATACCTACCGCCCAGAAAAAGGACAGGCGCCCGGCAAACGCATCCACATCCATGCCCTTGGCGATGGCGGTTTTCACATATTCCTTGCCGTCGGCCAGGGTGAAGGCCAGCTCCAGCGCCTGGTTGGCGCCGGCTTCCTGCATGTGGT encodes the following:
- a CDS encoding acyl-CoA carboxylase subunit beta — translated: MQDILEQLEKKRELARLGGGQKRIDAQHKKGKLTARERIELLLDDGTFEEWDMFVEHRCTDFGMEETKIPGDGVVTGYGMINGRLVFVFSQDFTVFGGALSETHAEKICKVMDQAMKVGAPVIGLNDSGGARIQEGVASLGGYADVFQKNVLASGVVPQISMIMGPCAGGAVYSPAMTDFIFMVKDSSYMFVTGPEVVKTVTHEQVTAEELGGAVTHTSKSGVADMAFDNDVEALMMLRRLYNYLPLNNREKAPVRATTDPVSRADMSLDTLVPENPNKPYDMKELIIKTVDDGDFFELQPEYAKNILIGFARMAGQTVGIVANQPLVLAGCLDIKSSIKAARFVRFCDAFNIPVVTFVDVPGFMPGTSQEYGGIIKHGAKLLYAYAECTVPKITVITRKAYGGAYDVMASKHLRGDVNLAWPQAEIAVMGAKGAVEIIFREDKNDPDKLSKREAEYKTRFANPFVAGARGFIDDVILPHETRKRICRSLEMLKNKQLENPWRKHGNIPL
- the meaB gene encoding methylmalonyl Co-A mutase-associated GTPase MeaB: MNTDVAERVAAITQRSNPALQRRAMAKAITLLESTRADHRALGDALLTALLPHTGKSFRLGISGVPGVGKSTFIETLGLYLIGKGLRVAVLAIDPSSTVSGGSILGDKTRMEQLSMRSEAYIRPSPSSGTLGGVAEKTREAVLVCEAAGYDVVMVETVGVGQSEIAVHGMTDMFCVLQLPNAGDDLQAIKKGVMELADLVVINKADIDPNAATRAQAQITSSLRLLGMHGSHDHAARGALWQPRVIQISALLGDGVEAFWDAVSSYRQMQTRNGCLAQRREKQSLAWMWERIDHGLKLAFRSHPAVRDMLPAVQQQVASGQLAASTAARNLLQAQSSAAMIHKAD
- a CDS encoding GNAT family N-acetyltransferase encodes the protein MNLSFAPVAESDFEALFALRVAAMRPSLERLGIFNLDHARKRFQGQFAPQYMRHICVDEGAGPQHAGLLTVVPHEDGRLKLQHLYLLPAWHNRRIGDWAMQQVLAQARQEGRAVWLEVLNHSDAIRFYERHGFVHTGGDPIDLLYQWTPA
- the scpA gene encoding methylmalonyl-CoA mutase yields the protein MTDSAKHNTASEFPKADRAAWDKAASKSAPGGDVGSLDWLTPDGITVKPLYTAADTADLPFADTLPGFAPYLRGPQATMYAVRPWTIRQYAGFSTAEESNAFYRKALAAGGQGVSVAFDLATHRGYDSDHPRVTGDVGKAGVAIDSVEDMKILFNSIPLDKVSVSMTMNGAVLPVLAGYVVAAEEQGVAQDQLSGTIQNDILKEFMVRNTYIYPPKPSMRIIGDIIEYTSQNMPKFNSISISGYHMQEAGANQALELAFTLADGKEYVKTAIAKGMDVDAFAGRLSFFWAVGMNFYLEIAKMRAARLLWCRIMTGFEAKNPKSLMLRTHSQTSGWSLTEQDPYNNVVRTTIEAMAAVFGGTQSLHTNALDEAIALPTEFSARIARNTQLIIQEETHITHVIDPWAGSYMMEKLTQDMADAAWKIIEEVDAMGGMTQAVDSGWAKLKIEAAAAEKQARIDSGKEVIVGVNKYKLAKEEPVDILEVDNVKVRDSQIARLNQIKATRDAAAVGKALQALSAAAESGEGNLLDLAIQAVRLRATVGEVSDALEKSFGRHRADTQKVTGVYAAAYDSAEGWDKLKDEIAAFAEAQGRRPRVMIAKLGQDGHDRGAKVVATAFADLGYDVDMGPLFQTPEECARQAIENDVHAVGVSTLAAGHKTLVPAIIEELKKQGADDIIVFVGGVIPAQDYDYLYNAGVKGVYGPGTPIPASAKDVLEQIKKAVAV